From candidate division WOR-3 bacterium, the proteins below share one genomic window:
- a CDS encoding MBL fold metallo-hydrolase translates to MKIKFLGHAAFLITSEKGIRIITDPYKPGCYGGGIKYGPITEEADIVTISHEHDDHNETKIKGNPVFVRESGKKEVKGINISGYEVYHDKSSGKERGRDVIFNIEVDGINIVHLGDLGHTLTKSDAEKIGKVDILLVPVGGYFTIDSNDAEAIISLLNPKVVIPMHFKTSKCDFPIAPVEEFTKSKEIEKVDGELEIRKDTLPAKTMIYLLTPTK, encoded by the coding sequence ATGAAGATAAAATTCCTGGGGCATGCAGCATTTTTAATAACCTCAGAAAAGGGTATTAGAATTATTACCGATCCTTATAAACCAGGTTGCTACGGCGGGGGTATAAAGTATGGCCCGATTACTGAAGAAGCAGATATCGTTACAATCTCCCACGAACACGATGACCACAATGAAACAAAGATAAAAGGCAATCCTGTTTTTGTCCGTGAATCGGGTAAGAAAGAAGTAAAAGGCATAAATATCTCTGGATACGAGGTCTATCATGATAAAAGTTCAGGAAAAGAAAGGGGAAGGGATGTTATTTTCAATATTGAAGTAGATGGGATTAATATTGTTCATCTTGGAGATCTGGGACATACGCTTACAAAATCTGATGCAGAAAAAATCGGAAAGGTGGATATTCTACTCGTCCCTGTTGGTGGTTATTTTACGATTGATTCTAATGATGCCGAAGCAATTATAAGCTTGCTGAACCCTAAGGTAGTGATACCAATGCATTTCAAAACTTCTAAATGTGATTTTCCAATTGCACCGGTTGAGGAGTTTACTAAAAGTAAAGAAATAGAAAAGGTTGATGGCGAATTGGAAATTAGAAAAGATACGCTACCAGCGAAAACTATGATTTACTTATTAACACCAACAAAATAA